The DNA sequence GCGACGCTCGCGCTGATCGCCGGGGGAGTGGTGGCCGGCGCGGTGTTCGTGACCGTCGAACGGCGGGTGCCCGATCCCGTGCTGCCGCTGGGTGTGCTGAAGATCCGGAACTTCGCGGTGGCGACCGGCATCGGCGGCCTGTTCAACTTCTGCCTCTACGGCACGCTCTTCGCGCTCGCGCTGTACCTGCAACGGGCCTGGTCACTGGGTGCGCTCGCGGCCGGTCTCGCGATGGTGCCGCTGACGATGGCGGTGGGGCTCAACGCGTTCTTCAGCGGACGCCTCACCGGGCGGCTCGGCCCGCGCGTGCCGATGATCGCGGGCGCGCTGGCCGGGCTGGCCGGGTCGGCGGGCTTCGCGCTGCTGCCCGCGGACCGGGCGCTCGTGGCGTTCGTCCTGGTCTCGGTGGTCTTCGGCTGCTGCTCGCTGGCGATGCCCGCGATGACGTCGCTGGCCGTGAACTCCTTGCCGGACAAGGCCGGTCTCGCCGCCGGCGTGCTCAACGCGTCCCGCCAGACCGGCGGCGCGATCGGGGTCGCGCTCGTCGGCGCGCTGCTGCCCGCCACCGGGATGTGGCTGGTGGCGGGCGGCTACGCGCTCGTGGTGGTGCTGGCTTTGCTCGGGCGTCAGTCGTCGTAGGGGTCGTCGACTTCGGCGCGGCCCCAGCCTTCGGCGATGCGCGAGTGGTCGATCACGGCGAACACCGCGCCCTCCGGGTCGGCGAGGATCGCCATCCGGCCGAACGGGGTGTCGTAGGGCTGGATCACGACGGTGCCACCGTGCATGAGCGCTTCGCCCGCGACGGCGTCCACACCGCGCGCCGGGTCGATGTCGAAGTACACGAGCCAGTGCGGCGGGGTGTCGAGGGTGTACTCCGAGCCCATCACGTAGCGGTACAGGACGGGCTGGTGCTCGATGAGCCATTCGGCGTAGTCGAGCGATTCACCGTCGCCGATCTGGTGACTCGAGTAGTTGAACAGCTTGGTGTAGAAGTGATCCGCCGCGACGCCGTCGTGGGTGTTGAGGTCCGCGCCGCTGAAGGTGTTGGGGATCCCGGTGACGAACTCCCAGTCCGGCGGGACCTCCCAGAACACCACCGGC is a window from the Amycolatopsis sp. NBC_00355 genome containing:
- a CDS encoding VOC family protein, whose product is MAFGPPSTPSPVPAGIPCWIELACREQAVVERFYGDLFGWMYATQRDPATSDGRYAIATLNELPVGGLYRAAQGAPLGWMPHISVPHTASAAEWVEHLGGRLTLGPMPIPQRGTILHAYDACGAPVVFWEVPPDWEFVTGIPNTFSGADLNTHDGVAADHFYTKLFNYSSHQIGDGESLDYAEWLIEHQPVLYRYVMGSEYTLDTPPHWLVYFDIDPARGVDAVAGEALMHGGTVVIQPYDTPFGRMAILADPEGAVFAVIDHSRIAEGWGRAEVDDPYDD